A section of the Acidobacterium capsulatum ATCC 51196 genome encodes:
- a CDS encoding chemotaxis protein CheX has translation MTMTLSQTIQQQFPAELDRAVQDVFGTMLGVECSPGDAPLKAEPESFSVLIGLAGVISGSCMLRADKTSSHYIASLLTGAEGSSEDTVKDALGEVCNMVAGTWKRSVPELSSMCMLSPPTVISGTDYSLHSMPGEIRMHRYYSIGNTGFAVMLHCSEGQ, from the coding sequence ATGACAATGACATTGAGCCAGACAATTCAGCAGCAGTTCCCCGCCGAACTGGATCGCGCCGTACAGGATGTCTTCGGCACCATGCTGGGCGTGGAATGCTCGCCCGGAGATGCACCGCTGAAGGCAGAGCCGGAGAGCTTTTCGGTTCTGATCGGACTTGCGGGAGTGATCAGCGGCTCGTGCATGCTGCGAGCGGACAAGACGTCGAGCCACTACATCGCAAGCCTTCTCACGGGAGCCGAGGGATCCAGCGAAGATACGGTCAAAGATGCCCTGGGCGAGGTCTGCAACATGGTGGCGGGCACGTGGAAGCGAAGCGTGCCGGAGCTTTCGTCGATGTGCATGCTTTCGCCGCCAACGGTGATCTCGGGTACGGACTACTCGCTGCACTCGATGCCGGGCGAGATTCGCATGCACCGCTACTACAGCATCGGCAATACCGGTTTTGCCGTCATGCTGCACTGTAGCGAAGGGCAATGA
- a CDS encoding response regulator, which produces MREIKVLIVDDSAVMRKIVERSLRSAGLALAQVWEAGSGKEALEVLQAQQVDLIFSDINMPEMNGLEFLAQVSAKQLAPGVPIVMITTEGSEEHVVQAVQAGARGYILKPFTAEQIKDRVIPLVEAVAS; this is translated from the coding sequence ATGCGGGAAATAAAAGTGTTGATCGTCGATGACTCGGCGGTGATGAGAAAGATTGTGGAGCGCTCGCTGCGCTCGGCCGGCCTGGCGCTGGCGCAGGTATGGGAAGCGGGAAGCGGCAAAGAGGCATTGGAAGTATTGCAGGCGCAGCAGGTCGATCTGATTTTCTCTGACATCAATATGCCGGAGATGAACGGGCTGGAGTTCCTGGCGCAGGTCAGTGCGAAGCAGCTCGCTCCGGGAGTCCCGATTGTGATGATCACGACCGAGGGCAGCGAGGAGCATGTGGTGCAGGCTGTGCAGGCCGGTGCACGGGGATACATCCTGAAGCCCTTTACGGCGGAGCAGATCAAGGACCGGGTGATTCCGCTGGTCGAGGCCGTTGCATCATGA
- a CDS encoding L-threonylcarbamoyladenylate synthase encodes MLRIHPDEPEPDRIQYVVSCIRSGKVVGMPTDTFYGLAVDPVNLRAVESIYELKSRQKHKPLSLLIANPGQAYELAREVDNHFDRLAERFWPGPLTVIVKAGSRLPLRSTANTGNVALRVPDAEIPRAVVEALGLPITATSANLQNAAECTYASCVRDQLGERIPLIVDGGPTPRSLPTTIVDLSAGGGQWQILREGAIPTYAIALALQQ; translated from the coding sequence ATGCTGCGCATCCATCCGGATGAGCCAGAGCCTGACCGAATACAGTACGTGGTCTCTTGTATTCGCAGCGGCAAAGTTGTTGGCATGCCGACCGATACGTTCTATGGCCTCGCCGTAGACCCGGTGAACCTGCGGGCCGTGGAGAGTATCTATGAGCTGAAGTCGCGGCAGAAGCACAAGCCGCTATCGTTGCTCATCGCCAATCCCGGGCAGGCTTATGAACTGGCCCGCGAGGTGGACAACCACTTCGACCGGCTGGCCGAGCGCTTCTGGCCCGGACCGCTGACTGTGATCGTCAAAGCGGGCTCGCGCCTGCCGCTGCGCAGTACGGCCAACACGGGCAACGTGGCACTGCGTGTGCCCGACGCCGAGATTCCCCGCGCTGTGGTGGAGGCCCTGGGCCTGCCGATCACGGCCACGTCTGCCAACCTGCAGAACGCCGCCGAATGCACCTATGCCTCGTGCGTACGCGACCAGCTTGGCGAGCGCATTCCTCTGATTGTGGATGGAGGCCCGACTCCCCGCAGCCTGCCCACGACCATTGTGGATCTCTCGGCCGGAGGCGGGCAGTGGCAGATTCTGCGCGAAGGCGCTATTCCCACTTATGCCATCGCCCTGGCGTTGCAGCAATGA
- a CDS encoding replication-associated recombination protein A codes for MNLFAPVSGSESTPPAGTRPLAERMRPRTLDEFRGQQHLLGLGKPLRVQIERDDAASMIFWGPPGVGKTTLAKIVAETTHASFIEFSAVLSGIKEIKQVMADAEKASTYGSRTILFVDEIHRFNRAQQDAFLPYVERGTIRLIGATTENPSFEVNAALLSRCRVYTLQALTEDDLVSLLERAAADRERGLGNMGVTFDADALALIADYSSGDARNALNALEVAAKLAQSREENPRVSRELAQEALQQRVLLYDKQGEEHYNLISALHKSVRNSDPDAALYWLGRMLQAGEDRMYVARRVVRMAVEDVGLASPEALNLTLSARDAFEFLGMPEGDLALAQAVVYLALAPKSNAVYTAYGAVLGDIEATRAEPVPLHLRNAPTRLMKEMDYGKGYQYAHDEEGKVADMECLPPSLAGRRYYQPTEEGREKLLRQRMEEIRRIRAAKRGKR; via the coding sequence ATGAATCTTTTTGCTCCCGTTTCCGGATCTGAATCCACGCCGCCAGCGGGCACGCGCCCTCTGGCCGAGCGCATGCGTCCGCGCACGCTCGACGAGTTTCGCGGTCAGCAGCATCTTTTGGGGCTGGGCAAGCCACTCCGTGTGCAGATCGAGCGCGACGATGCCGCCTCAATGATTTTCTGGGGACCTCCGGGAGTAGGCAAAACCACCCTTGCCAAGATCGTTGCGGAAACCACGCACGCCAGCTTCATTGAATTCTCCGCCGTGCTCTCAGGCATCAAGGAGATCAAGCAGGTCATGGCCGATGCCGAAAAGGCCTCGACCTACGGCTCGCGCACGATTCTTTTTGTCGATGAAATTCACCGCTTCAACCGCGCCCAGCAGGATGCCTTTCTGCCATACGTGGAGCGCGGCACCATCCGCCTGATTGGCGCGACGACTGAGAATCCGTCGTTTGAGGTGAACGCGGCGCTGCTCTCCCGTTGCCGCGTCTATACGCTGCAGGCGCTCACGGAAGACGATCTGGTCTCTCTGCTCGAGCGCGCGGCTGCCGACCGCGAACGCGGACTCGGCAACATGGGCGTGACCTTCGATGCCGATGCGCTTGCCTTGATCGCCGACTATTCTTCGGGCGACGCCCGCAACGCGCTCAATGCACTCGAAGTCGCTGCCAAGCTGGCGCAATCGCGCGAAGAGAATCCTCGCGTCTCTCGCGAACTGGCGCAGGAGGCGCTGCAACAGCGTGTGCTGCTCTATGACAAACAGGGCGAAGAGCACTACAACCTGATCTCGGCACTGCACAAGTCCGTGCGCAACAGCGACCCTGACGCGGCCCTCTACTGGCTGGGCCGCATGCTGCAGGCGGGCGAAGATCGTATGTACGTGGCCCGCCGCGTGGTGCGCATGGCCGTCGAAGACGTCGGCCTTGCCTCGCCCGAGGCGCTGAATCTCACGCTTTCGGCACGCGACGCCTTCGAATTTCTCGGTATGCCCGAGGGTGACCTCGCGCTGGCGCAGGCCGTCGTTTATCTGGCGCTGGCGCCCAAGTCGAATGCCGTTTACACGGCCTATGGAGCAGTGCTGGGTGACATCGAGGCTACGCGCGCCGAGCCTGTTCCGCTGCATCTGCGCAACGCGCCAACCCGGCTGATGAAAGAAATGGATTATGGCAAGGGCTATCAGTATGCCCACGACGAAGAGGGTAAAGTCGCCGACATGGAGTGCCTGCCGCCCAGCCTTGCCGGACGCCGCTACTATCAGCCGACAGAAGAGGGCCGCGAAAAGCTGCTGCGTCAGCGAATGGAAGAGATTCGCCGCATTCGCGCAGCGAAACGCGGCAAGCGCTAG
- a CDS encoding flagellar motor switch protein FliM, whose translation MDKSLAQEQIDALFKSAKATAQPAQPEADANVRPYNYSRAGQISREQLRSISSLNDLFARNLGINLGAWLGMQCRIQLVSAEQIPFEEFVMRGADLSFIASLRLEPLRAVAILQMELAPVPSMIDALLGGIGQPGEVRELTSIEEAIVAHVVELICRELSSAWQSIGLSFYFESRQMQTQMARLLPIKERALCLSFEIRLPSASGLLHIALPAVVSNTVLRSLRGDLHPQKEHSEETRAKMRGLVKKVSVGTALQLAPARIPMRELEGLEAGQVVVFPVTAKTRPELLVAGVPLFQAVPVRSGERRAAHIESLPPE comes from the coding sequence ATGGACAAGAGCCTTGCGCAGGAGCAGATTGATGCCCTCTTCAAGTCCGCCAAAGCCACCGCGCAGCCGGCCCAGCCGGAAGCCGATGCGAATGTGCGGCCCTACAACTACTCGCGGGCCGGGCAGATCAGCCGGGAGCAGCTTCGTTCGATCAGCTCTCTGAACGACCTCTTTGCGCGCAACCTGGGCATCAACCTCGGCGCGTGGCTGGGAATGCAATGCCGCATTCAACTGGTTTCGGCCGAGCAGATTCCCTTTGAAGAATTTGTGATGCGCGGCGCGGATTTGTCGTTTATCGCATCGCTGCGCCTGGAGCCACTGCGCGCGGTGGCGATTCTGCAGATGGAGCTGGCTCCGGTGCCTTCGATGATTGACGCGCTGCTGGGCGGCATTGGACAGCCGGGCGAGGTGCGGGAGCTGACCTCGATTGAAGAAGCCATCGTGGCGCATGTGGTGGAGCTGATCTGCCGGGAGCTGAGCTCCGCCTGGCAGTCGATTGGTCTGAGCTTTTACTTTGAGAGCCGTCAAATGCAGACGCAGATGGCCCGGCTGCTGCCCATCAAGGAGCGGGCGCTTTGCCTGAGCTTTGAGATCCGGCTGCCGAGCGCCAGCGGGCTGTTGCACATCGCCCTGCCGGCCGTCGTTTCGAACACCGTACTGCGCAGCCTGCGCGGCGACCTGCACCCACAGAAGGAACACTCCGAAGAGACACGCGCGAAGATGCGAGGTCTGGTGAAGAAGGTCAGCGTCGGAACGGCGCTGCAATTGGCTCCAGCGCGGATTCCGATGCGGGAGCTGGAGGGGCTGGAGGCAGGCCAGGTGGTGGTTTTTCCGGTGACGGCCAAGACTCGTCCCGAGTTGCTGGTGGCCGGCGTCCCGCTCTTTCAGGCGGTGCCGGTGCGCAGCGGCGAGCGGCGGGCGGCGCACATTGAAAGCCTTCCGCCGGAGTAG
- a CDS encoding protein-disulfide reductase DsbD family protein, with protein MPNFPAWPGRASRFVWQAMLCLMLLCTLAACTPARAQDSLSAQHLRLTLLMPPAQLYPGQTFTAGLDFQMDPGWHIYWINAGDSGEPPNVKWMLPKGVTAGELQYPPPQRLPLGPLMDFGYENEVVLPVTMHVAPGFHPGSTHAEILADVSWLVCQNVCLPGQGTLKITRETLPRAPAIPTVNIQAQQKIASFEAKMPQPLPRGDMARFQTTAKGFRLAVLLGHKEAKAEFFPLDFTVIANAAPQPVEPLQKGVALSLTKDDSMQQAPKRLHGVLEVGSGQAYLISALPGSLPASAMEQGSSVMPMLRAVLLALVGGMLLNLMPCVFPVLFIKGLALVQSSQHERKKMRAHGWVYTLGILVSFWAVVAVLLILRAAGQQLGWGFQFQSPLFLALMAMLLFFMGLSLAGQFEIGLTLTSAGGSLAQKQGYAGSFFTGVLAMVVATPCTAPFMGPAIGYALAHSAMTSFAVFTGVGLGLALPYLLLAYNPGWTRLLPKPGAWMEILKQAVSIPIFGTVIWMVWLYTESAGSYALMALLSAFLLLAIAGWTLGRWPAKRVATLVALLIIAAAIALPWYVGRVLGDSTQQTKTAASRAGAQTEWQPYSPALLQQYLSEGKPVFVDFTADWCLSCQVNQRVVLDRDDVQKALKSSGVELLKADWTHHDKNISEALQQLGRSGIPTYALYSGQAGAPPQLLPEVLTPGIVFNALNSLPHTATVGSAGSASASSATTAK; from the coding sequence ATGCCGAACTTTCCCGCCTGGCCTGGCCGGGCCTCCCGTTTTGTGTGGCAGGCAATGTTGTGCCTGATGCTGCTCTGCACCCTTGCGGCCTGCACGCCGGCGCGGGCACAGGACTCCCTGAGCGCGCAGCATCTGCGCCTGACGCTGCTGATGCCCCCGGCGCAGTTGTATCCGGGGCAGACGTTTACGGCCGGGCTCGACTTTCAGATGGACCCGGGCTGGCACATCTACTGGATCAATGCGGGCGATTCGGGCGAGCCACCCAACGTGAAATGGATGCTACCCAAGGGTGTCACTGCGGGCGAATTGCAATATCCGCCGCCGCAACGATTGCCGCTCGGCCCCCTGATGGACTTCGGCTATGAGAACGAGGTGGTGCTGCCGGTCACGATGCATGTGGCGCCGGGCTTTCATCCGGGCAGCACGCATGCGGAGATTCTCGCCGACGTAAGCTGGCTGGTCTGCCAGAATGTCTGCCTGCCCGGGCAAGGCACGCTGAAGATCACGCGAGAGACGCTGCCGCGCGCGCCCGCGATTCCGACGGTAAATATTCAGGCGCAGCAGAAGATTGCCTCCTTTGAGGCAAAGATGCCGCAGCCGCTGCCACGCGGAGATATGGCGCGCTTTCAGACGACCGCCAAGGGCTTTCGGCTGGCCGTGCTGCTGGGGCATAAGGAAGCCAAGGCGGAGTTCTTCCCGCTCGACTTCACGGTGATTGCGAACGCTGCGCCGCAGCCTGTAGAACCGCTGCAGAAGGGTGTAGCGCTGTCCCTGACGAAAGACGACAGCATGCAGCAGGCTCCCAAGCGGCTGCATGGCGTGCTCGAAGTTGGCAGCGGGCAGGCGTACCTGATTTCAGCGCTGCCCGGAAGCCTGCCCGCATCGGCGATGGAGCAAGGCAGTTCGGTGATGCCCATGCTGCGGGCCGTGCTACTGGCTCTGGTGGGCGGCATGCTACTGAACCTGATGCCGTGTGTCTTTCCGGTTCTGTTTATCAAGGGCCTCGCACTGGTGCAGTCGTCACAGCATGAGCGCAAAAAGATGCGCGCCCATGGCTGGGTCTATACGCTGGGCATTCTGGTTTCGTTCTGGGCCGTGGTGGCCGTGCTGCTGATTCTGCGCGCCGCCGGGCAGCAACTGGGCTGGGGATTCCAGTTCCAGTCGCCGCTCTTTCTGGCCCTGATGGCGATGCTGCTCTTCTTTATGGGGCTTTCGCTGGCCGGACAGTTTGAAATTGGCCTCACGCTGACGAGTGCGGGCGGCAGTCTGGCGCAGAAGCAGGGCTATGCGGGCAGCTTCTTTACCGGAGTGCTGGCGATGGTGGTGGCCACGCCGTGCACGGCTCCTTTCATGGGGCCTGCGATTGGCTACGCCCTGGCTCACTCGGCGATGACCAGCTTTGCGGTCTTCACGGGCGTTGGGCTGGGACTGGCGCTGCCCTACCTGCTGCTGGCCTACAACCCCGGCTGGACGCGCCTGCTGCCCAAACCCGGCGCGTGGATGGAAATTCTGAAGCAGGCCGTCTCGATTCCCATCTTTGGCACGGTGATCTGGATGGTGTGGCTCTACACCGAATCGGCGGGCAGCTATGCCTTGATGGCGCTGCTGTCGGCCTTTCTGCTGCTGGCCATTGCCGGCTGGACGCTGGGACGCTGGCCCGCCAAACGCGTGGCCACGCTGGTGGCGCTGCTGATCATTGCCGCCGCGATTGCCCTGCCCTGGTATGTGGGCCGCGTGCTCGGCGACTCCACGCAGCAGACGAAGACCGCCGCTTCACGAGCTGGCGCACAGACGGAATGGCAGCCTTACAGCCCGGCGCTGCTGCAGCAGTACCTGAGCGAGGGCAAGCCAGTCTTTGTGGACTTTACCGCCGACTGGTGCCTGAGCTGCCAGGTGAATCAGCGCGTGGTGCTGGACCGGGATGACGTGCAGAAGGCGCTGAAGTCGAGCGGCGTGGAACTGCTCAAGGCCGACTGGACGCACCATGACAAGAACATCTCCGAAGCGCTGCAGCAACTGGGCCGCAGCGGCATCCCGACTTATGCGCTCTATTCAGGACAAGCAGGCGCGCCGCCGCAACTGTTGCCCGAGGTGCTGACGCCGGGCATTGTTTTCAACGCGCTCAATTCCCTGCCGCACACGGCTACGGTGGGCTCGGCAGGTTCCGCGAGTGCGAGTTCTGCCACCACGGCAAAGTAG
- a CDS encoding DUF92 domain-containing protein → MNQTPRPSPPLRWQSKAVLLVFLPVLAAHLLLDAGYRLESGDTLRVYIAFGIAAMFGVIVWLVRAATPGGAAAGAIVAASLSLWTPGRRTALWPLAALLVLTLLATRAGRSAKEKLGLAEDKHGRTAAQVMANLGVAALCGVPFSMALVYQHSPVPHLWLVAMTAALAEATADTLSSEIGQVIGGEPRLLTTLRRVPPGTDGAITLAGTLSGCAGAAIVAEVARVALPLNWREAGLAFGAAILGLFLDSLLGEWIERRGWLNNDAVNTLSTLAAALAAVAAMSLLK, encoded by the coding sequence GTGAACCAGACGCCGCGCCCCTCTCCGCCGCTCCGCTGGCAATCCAAGGCGGTTTTGCTGGTCTTTCTGCCCGTTCTGGCCGCGCATTTGCTGCTGGACGCCGGGTATCGGCTGGAATCAGGTGACACCCTCAGGGTCTACATCGCCTTTGGCATCGCCGCCATGTTTGGCGTTATTGTCTGGCTGGTGCGTGCGGCCACGCCGGGCGGAGCCGCCGCCGGAGCCATCGTCGCCGCCAGCCTCTCGCTCTGGACACCCGGCCGGCGCACGGCACTCTGGCCACTGGCAGCGCTGCTGGTGCTTACATTATTGGCCACACGCGCGGGCCGTTCCGCCAAGGAGAAGCTCGGGCTCGCCGAGGACAAGCACGGACGTACCGCCGCGCAGGTAATGGCCAACCTCGGGGTTGCGGCTCTCTGTGGCGTGCCCTTTTCGATGGCGCTGGTCTATCAGCATTCGCCTGTGCCGCATCTTTGGCTGGTGGCCATGACTGCGGCGCTGGCCGAGGCCACCGCCGATACGCTTTCCTCTGAAATTGGGCAGGTGATTGGCGGTGAACCGCGCCTGCTCACCACGCTGCGCCGTGTTCCGCCCGGCACCGACGGAGCCATCACCCTTGCCGGAACCCTCAGCGGATGTGCCGGAGCCGCCATCGTGGCCGAAGTCGCCCGGGTAGCATTGCCCCTGAACTGGCGGGAGGCTGGCCTGGCCTTTGGCGCGGCCATCCTGGGACTCTTCCTCGACAGCCTGCTCGGCGAATGGATCGAGCGGCGCGGATGGCTCAACAACGATGCGGTGAATACTCTTTCCACGCTCGCCGCCGCCCTCGCTGCCGTTGCCGCCATGAGCCTCTTGAAGTAG
- a CDS encoding TrmH family RNA methyltransferase yields the protein MPNATERARTTRIVQSRHNSRVKELRAAFSHPGKGERGYIALEGELLLAEALRSGLAPAAVFIRSGQWEALERVAAKAPSRAALDTAEILELPADIFSSAVDTESPQGIAALLAPPRFDWDDLFPAHAPALLLVTASLQDPGNLGTLIRSAEAFGASGILTLPGTVNLWNAKVVRASAGSVFRMPVVARCEEEVLARLAAQGVTLFATTADGDLPATQAALTQPCALLIGNEGAGLTPHLLQAADARLAIPTPGPVESLNAAIAGSILLYEASRQRAASQREQ from the coding sequence ATGCCGAATGCCACAGAGCGCGCACGCACTACACGCATTGTACAAAGCCGGCACAACTCCCGCGTGAAGGAATTGCGTGCGGCCTTTTCGCATCCCGGTAAGGGAGAGCGGGGATACATCGCCCTCGAAGGCGAACTGCTGCTCGCCGAGGCTCTGCGCAGTGGCCTGGCTCCGGCCGCCGTGTTTATTCGTAGCGGCCAGTGGGAAGCGCTGGAGCGCGTCGCGGCCAAGGCCCCATCGCGTGCCGCTCTGGATACCGCGGAAATACTGGAATTGCCCGCCGACATATTTTCAAGCGCTGTTGATACGGAGTCTCCGCAGGGCATCGCTGCATTGCTCGCGCCGCCGCGTTTTGATTGGGACGACCTTTTCCCGGCCCACGCGCCGGCGCTGCTGCTCGTCACTGCCAGCCTGCAGGACCCCGGAAATCTGGGCACACTGATTCGCTCGGCCGAAGCCTTCGGCGCGAGTGGCATTCTTACGCTGCCCGGCACGGTGAATCTCTGGAACGCAAAAGTGGTGCGGGCTTCGGCGGGGTCGGTCTTTCGCATGCCGGTCGTCGCTCGCTGCGAAGAAGAGGTGCTCGCGCGGCTTGCCGCCCAGGGCGTCACCCTCTTTGCCACCACCGCCGATGGCGATCTGCCAGCCACACAGGCCGCTCTGACGCAGCCCTGTGCGCTGCTCATCGGCAATGAGGGCGCGGGGCTTACGCCTCACCTCCTACAGGCGGCCGATGCGCGCCTGGCCATTCCTACGCCGGGCCCGGTCGAATCACTCAATGCGGCCATCGCCGGCAGCATTCTGCTCTATGAGGCCTCGCGCCAGCGCGCGGCATCTCAAAGGGAGCAGTAG
- a CDS encoding phytoene desaturase family protein: MATGTPYKTAQLGEQWDAIVIGSGMGGLTTAVLLARHAGQRVLVLERHYTAGGCTHTFHRPGFEWDIGLHYIGQMHRSEAVRRAFDHVTGRAVQWNAMPAVYDRVSIAGQRYDFPAGAENFRARLVEWFPAEVRAIDLYLKAVENSNHSSMYYYAEKALPPWLSPFMGRSLRGAHLHWVGQTTRQMLEGFHASPELIGVLTAQWGDYGLPPAQSSFAAHATIVGHYLNGAAYPVGGASVIAAAMAPIIEQAGGAVVIDAAVDRILCERGRAVGVRMADGREFRARHIVSDAGARTTFDRLLPADLAAAQKFRSRLQKLSPSCAHLSLYVGLSQDDAALHTDPANLWVYPSFDHDANVSRFEQDLDAPLPLVYLSFPSAKDPDFARRHPGKSTMEAITMVPYAPFARWQESAWKHRDEDYESLKAALAARLRAVLEEQVPAARNHIEHAELSTPLSTRHFLNYSHGEIYGLAATPQRYKLRQLGARTPVRSLYLTGQDVATAGVAGALFGGVIAASVVLGKNLMTKVVRE, encoded by the coding sequence ATGGCCACCGGCACCCCTTACAAGACTGCGCAGCTCGGCGAGCAGTGGGACGCGATCGTCATCGGCTCCGGCATGGGCGGGCTCACCACAGCAGTTCTTCTGGCGCGCCATGCGGGCCAGCGCGTGCTGGTGCTGGAGCGGCATTACACGGCCGGCGGATGCACGCATACCTTTCACCGTCCCGGCTTTGAATGGGACATCGGGCTGCACTACATCGGGCAGATGCACCGCAGCGAAGCTGTCCGGCGTGCCTTTGACCATGTAACGGGCCGCGCCGTGCAATGGAACGCGATGCCCGCTGTTTATGACCGCGTATCCATTGCGGGCCAGCGCTATGACTTTCCTGCCGGGGCTGAAAACTTCCGCGCGCGCCTCGTAGAGTGGTTCCCGGCCGAAGTGCGCGCCATCGACCTCTATCTCAAGGCCGTCGAGAATTCCAACCACTCCAGCATGTACTACTACGCGGAAAAGGCCCTGCCGCCATGGCTTTCGCCCTTCATGGGCCGCTCGCTGCGCGGCGCTCACCTGCATTGGGTCGGCCAGACGACGCGCCAGATGCTGGAAGGTTTCCACGCCAGCCCGGAGCTGATCGGTGTGCTCACTGCGCAGTGGGGTGATTATGGCCTGCCGCCCGCGCAGAGCAGCTTTGCCGCGCATGCCACGATTGTGGGCCATTACCTCAACGGCGCGGCCTATCCGGTCGGCGGAGCCTCTGTCATTGCCGCCGCCATGGCTCCCATCATCGAGCAGGCTGGCGGAGCCGTCGTAATCGACGCGGCAGTGGACCGCATCCTGTGTGAGCGCGGACGCGCCGTGGGTGTTCGCATGGCCGATGGCCGCGAATTTCGCGCCAGGCATATTGTCAGCGATGCCGGAGCCAGGACGACCTTTGACCGCTTGCTGCCCGCCGATCTGGCCGCCGCGCAGAAGTTCCGCAGCCGCCTGCAAAAACTCTCACCTTCCTGCGCCCACTTGAGCCTCTACGTGGGGCTTTCGCAAGATGATGCGGCTCTCCACACCGATCCGGCGAATCTGTGGGTGTATCCCTCGTTCGATCATGATGCAAATGTCTCGCGCTTCGAGCAGGATCTCGACGCTCCGCTGCCGTTGGTCTATCTCTCGTTTCCATCCGCCAAAGATCCCGACTTTGCCCGCCGTCATCCCGGCAAGAGCACGATGGAGGCCATCACCATGGTTCCGTATGCGCCCTTTGCCCGCTGGCAGGAGAGCGCCTGGAAGCATCGCGACGAGGACTACGAATCTCTCAAGGCCGCGCTGGCCGCGCGCTTGCGGGCAGTGCTTGAGGAGCAGGTGCCGGCGGCGCGCAACCATATCGAGCACGCTGAGCTCTCCACCCCGCTCAGCACCCGGCACTTTTTGAATTACAGTCACGGAGAAATCTACGGCCTTGCCGCCACGCCCCAGCGGTACAAGCTGCGCCAGCTAGGCGCGCGCACACCGGTGCGCTCGCTCTACCTCACCGGGCAGGATGTTGCTACGGCCGGAGTGGCTGGCGCTTTATTCGGCGGCGTCATTGCGGCTTCTGTCGTGCTCGGCAAAAACCTGATGACCAAGGTCGTGCGCGAGTAG
- a CDS encoding CoA-binding protein, whose amino-acid sequence MNEPEIMREMLENTKTIAVVGLTDRDGRASYGVSRFMQQQGYRIVPVNPRITESLGEKAYPTLEAAVAAHPRGSESEIQMVNVFRAPEFVPEIVEEAIRLKLPYLWLQEGVVHEEAAARAEAAGMRVVMDHCLLKAYMAEGWGRRV is encoded by the coding sequence TTGAACGAGCCGGAAATCATGCGGGAAATGCTCGAAAATACCAAAACCATCGCCGTCGTGGGATTGACGGATCGCGACGGCCGCGCCAGCTACGGAGTCTCCCGCTTCATGCAACAGCAGGGCTACCGCATTGTGCCGGTGAATCCCAGAATCACCGAATCCCTGGGCGAGAAGGCCTACCCCACGCTTGAGGCGGCGGTGGCGGCGCATCCGCGAGGATCAGAGAGCGAAATTCAGATGGTGAATGTCTTTCGCGCGCCCGAGTTCGTACCGGAGATTGTCGAAGAGGCAATCCGGCTCAAGCTGCCTTACCTGTGGCTGCAGGAGGGCGTGGTGCATGAGGAGGCCGCCGCGCGCGCCGAAGCTGCGGGCATGCGGGTGGTGATGGACCATTGTCTGCTGAAGGCATACATGGCCGAAGGGTGGGGCCGGCGCGTCTGA
- a CDS encoding YdcF family protein — translation MIRLLGALCLLGGAAWTAWVYSQIRSYETHDEARPAGAIAVFGAAEYDGTPSPVLRARLDHALALYQEGLAPLVITLGGRENGDTHTEGGVGRDYLMAHGVPEASIIAETKSDDTEESVARLAVIVRKNHIETLDVVSDGSHLFRIHALCVAAGLKVFTSPRPDLRPAPLEYLIRRRLHEIASYTAWRLHLH, via the coding sequence GTGATCCGCCTGCTGGGGGCTCTTTGCCTGCTGGGAGGTGCCGCGTGGACAGCTTGGGTCTACAGCCAGATTCGCTCCTATGAGACGCACGATGAGGCGCGCCCCGCCGGCGCCATTGCCGTCTTTGGCGCGGCAGAGTACGACGGAACGCCTTCCCCGGTGCTGCGCGCGCGGCTCGATCACGCCCTTGCGCTCTATCAGGAAGGGCTCGCTCCGCTGGTCATCACGCTCGGAGGCCGGGAGAACGGCGACACGCACACCGAGGGCGGAGTGGGTCGCGACTACCTGATGGCGCATGGAGTTCCCGAAGCCAGCATCATCGCCGAAACCAAGAGCGACGATACCGAAGAGTCCGTGGCGCGGCTGGCCGTCATCGTGCGTAAAAATCACATCGAAACGCTGGACGTCGTGAGCGACGGATCGCACCTGTTCCGGATTCATGCGCTTTGTGTCGCCGCAGGGCTGAAGGTTTTTACCTCGCCCCGCCCTGATTTGCGGCCCGCACCACTTGAGTACCTGATTCGCCGCCGGCTGCATGAGATTGCCAGCTACACGGCGTGGCGGCTGCATCTGCATTGA